The Paenibacillus pabuli DNA segment GCCATAAAAAAGACACTGATGAATAGAATATCAGTGTCTTTTTACTGCATTGATTTCTTGATACAGTTATCAATCGTTAATTTACCTTTAAATACATGTTGGAACATGTCGCGGGACAAGAACATTGTTCCATTCAAAGTCGCTAAAATAGGGAGACGTGTTATCAAGAACAAAGTCCTTCCTGAAGTTAAGAACAGATCCCCAAAGAAAACAAATTGTAACGTAATATCCGTTTCATTAAGCTAACGGTCAGGTTAGTTCAAAATCAAAAAAAGCGAAGATAGAAGAATAAAGTTAGGAAGTAGAGGGGAAATGTCAGTGTTTCTTCTTGGTTTGTTCTTTTTAGCATCAGCTTCCAGCTTTGATATCGGAAACAAAACGCTTTCTGTCATTCTTTATCATGCCTATCCCAATCGCGGTCGGCGTATGTGTAAACAACGGCGTTTATGGCCGTTTGTCCTTTTGTTGATGTACTCGTTCATGCCGTTTTTATAGCTAAGAAGCATAAAGGCCAGCGTCAGTAAGGCATGGAGCAGCTCAGACCATCGTATATATAAAGAAGCAATGCTAAGTTAAGCCGACATAGAACGTTGTTATTGTCAGGAAGCGAGTGACCAAACGGATCTCAATTAGACGAAACAAGTACATAATATCATGAGAATACTCCCTCAAAAAGTTTGACAAGATCAAGATGATCGTATATAACTTAACTAGTTATAACCATTGTAGTTATAATTAAAAAATAAAAAATTGGAGGCTAACATGAAAATCATTAATCATTTTATCCCCGTTTTTACTGAGCAACTGGAATCAACCGTTGCTTATTATGAGTCGCTTGCTAACCGACCTATGGATCGCACTTGGGATATTCCCGAAGCTGGCTTATCTTTAGCCACTGTATACCCATACGTTATTGTTTCTGGAAGTCCCGAGGCCATGAAGCCTGCTAGATCACTCCGTGCTGTGGTGTATGTTGATTCCATGAACGAATTGAAGGAAGAATTAAAAAAACAAAATACCCTTATTATAAGGGATCAGTATGGTCCTATTGGTCCAAGCATTTTTGTTCAACATCCCGATGGTAGTTTTATTGAATATGTAGAGCCTGCGCAAGCTACTCTTTGACTGGTGAAAAATTAAAAAATGCAAAATAAAGCTACTCTACCAAAAGAGCAGCTTTATTTTGCATTTGCTTTCATCCGTATTTGCTCCACAATCTGAGCTAAGGAAACAGAAGCCAGTTCATGCTCCATGGCCTTCTGCGCATTAGAGAGTTGGGGTAATAGAACCGATTCAATGTTCATTCCTACCGAACAATTGGGGTCAGTATCCTTGTGAAAATTGAAAAGCTGATTTCCTTCTACGGATTCGACCGCTTGAAAGATATCCAGTAGGGTTAACCTATCAGGAGATACCAGAAGAGATGCTCCCGCAACTCCTGGTTTTGTTTCAATATACCCGGCTTTTTTGAGCTGGGCCATAATCCTTCTAATTACAACAGGATTACTATTGATGCTGCGGGCAATCCGATCGCCTGTACTATATATGGGGTCCAGCGTGATCATGGAGAGAATATGGACTGCCATCGAAAAGCGACTGCTTATTTGTTTCATCTACTCACCTTCTTTGCTACACAGTATAGTTCCATTTAAAGAACAGGTCAATTAACAGTTTTTCCAGCAGGACACAAGAGGGTCAAAAGTCATTTGCAAGCACTTTATGGTTCCATGAATTAAGAAGTTATTTCGAAGAATAAAGGCTGGCACTAATAGTGGGACAAGAAAAAAGTGTCACCTATCAGGTTGCTGTGAAAATAACAGTATATTGTAAATTTTTTAAAGGTGCTGATGGAATGCTGCACTTATAATAAGATATCAAACATTAGAGTAGTGACACATCACGTAAAGCTTAATCAATCAATAGCTCTATTGGGTGGTTTTTAAGTTATTCACCGAGATGTCAGAAAGAATTGATCCTTTCTTGAACGTTTAGGGGCAAATGCGTGACCACAATTGAATTGCTAAATGACAAAGATATAATAATTTTAAATATCAGGTTCTGCAATGTGCTGAGCATATTCAAAGAACAGATTAGGAAGACTGAGGGAGCAGGTCTCCTTCTTGTCATTTACTTTGTGAAAAATTTCTCTTTCTAGAGGTGTGAAAGTAGATGATGCGCTGAACGCAAGAAAACGAATCTGTTGAATATGGCAGAACCTGCTATTAGATGTAAATAGGGAGAAGTCAACTTAGGCATGTGCAATATCCTACTAATGATTGACGAATTTTGAAGGGAGGCAGCAAAGGAATGGACATTGATACAGTGCTGTGGAGCAGGCTGGTGACAGGAATGACATTGGGGTTTCACGTTATTTTCGCGACCTTAGGTGTTGGTGTTCCACTAATGATCGCGATTGCCGAGTTCATCGGTATCCGCAAGAAAGACCCCCACTACATACTGATGGCCAAAAGGTGGTCGCGAGGGTTTGTCATTTCCGTTGCCGTTGGGGTTGTGACAGGCACGGCGATTTCACTGCAGCTGGCCTTAGTGTGGCCGAATTTTATGAAGCTGGCAGGAAATGTTATTGCTCTTCCGTTATTTATGGAAGTGTTCGCATTCTTTTTTGAAGCAATTTTCCTGGGCATTTATCTGTATACGTGGGACCGGTTCAAAAATCCTTACAAGCACTGGTTGCTAACGATTCCCATTGTGGCAGGGGCAGGAATGTCTGCGGTATTTATTACGACGGTAAACGGATTCATGAACCAGCCTGGGGGATTCACCATGGAAGGAGGAGTATTCACGGCCGTTGACCCGATGCAAGCGATGCTCAATACGGCAACGTTCTCCAAGGTGTTCCATGTATTAAGCTCAGCCTATTTGACAGGAGCTGCACTGTTAGCGGGAATTGCAGCTTTTACAATCCTTCGTAAAGGTGTCACTGGATACCACAAAAAAGCATTGAATCTTATGATGGCTGTTGTTATGGTGTTTGGATTGCTCAATACGTTAGCCGGTGATGTATCTGCCAAATTTTTAGCTGAGCACCAGCCGGAAAAACTGGCTGCAGCGGAATGGCATTTTGAGACCGAAAGCGGCGCGGATTTGATTCTGTTAGGTTGGCTTAATGCCGAGCATGAAATTATTGGGGCACTTCACCTGCCTAAACTTCTCAGTTTTCTGGCTTATGGTGATTTCAATGCGGAAGTAACCGGTCTAGATGAATTTCCGCTGGATGAACAGCCACCACTTTTGGTGCATTATTTGTTTGACTTGATGGCAGGCATCGGATTCGCTTTGCTCGGCATTTCATTGTTGTATTTCCTGTTTGTATTTTGGAAAAAGAGAAATGAGCTCAACAAGTGGTTACTTCGAGTGATTGCTTTGAGCGCGCCGCTTGCTTTTCTAGGCGTTGAACTAGGTTGGTTTTACGCCGAGCTTGGACGGCAGCCATGGATCTTAAGAGGATATATGCGCGTTGAAGAGGCAGCTACGACCTCGCCAAGTGTGAGAATTCTATTTTTCCTTTTCCTTCTTCTGTACATCGTACTGGGTACCGTTTGCGTTCTCGTCCTTCGGCGCTTGTTCAACAATAATCCGGTGGAAACCGAGATGGAGAAATGGAAGCAGCATGCGGGCGATAAAACAACAACAAAGGGGGGGCACTCTTAATGAATTACGAGTTGGTTGGAATATCGGTACTCTGGTTGTTTCTGTACGGATATTTAATTGTGGCTTCCATTGATTTCGGAGCAGGTTTCTTTGCCTTTTATGCCCGATTGACGAAGCAAGACCATCTGATTAATCGCTTGATTTCGCGTTATTTATCGCCCGTATGGGAGATCACCAACGTATTTTTTGTTTTCTTTTACATTGGCATAATTGGATTCTTTCCGGATACGGCGTACTACTATGGTTCGGCGCTAATTGTCCCAGGAAGCATTGCGGTCATTTTGCTCGCCATTCGCGGTTCGTTCTATGCTTTTGAAAATTATGGCTCTAAAAAAAACCTCGTATATCTGTTTTTATACGGAGCGTCGGGTTTGCTTATTCCGGCGTCGTTGTCAGTAGCCTTGACACTGTCTGAAGGTGGCTTTATCTTTCAGCACGGTGAGTCGGTTTCTCTGGATTACTGGGCGCTATTGACCAATCCGTTATCATGGAGCATTGTTGGACTGGCGATTGTGTCCGTGCTGTTCATAAGTGGATCATTTCTGGCGTTTTACGCTTCCCGAGCAGAAGATCAGGGTGCATTAAAATTGATGCGCACTTACGCACTGTTCTGGAGTACGCCGACTATTATCATCGCACTAACTGCATTTATCTATTTGGGTCAACACAATGAACGACATTTTCAAAATATGATGGATTTATGGTGGTTGCTTGCACTCTCTGTTGCTTTCTTTATGATTGCAATGTGGCTGTTATATAGCGGACGTCGCTATGGCTTAGCCTTCATATGCATTATGCTGCAATTTTTCTGCGCCTTTTTCGCTTACGGGATTGGGCAGTATCCTTATATCCTTGACCCGTATATTACGATTCAGAGCAGCGTCACTGCACCATCGATGGGCTTCGCGCTGGTTGTTGTATTCATCGGCGGAATGTGTTTGTTGATTCCTTCTCTTTTTCTGGTGTTCAGACTTTTCCTGTTTGACGCGGACTATGTAAAAGGTAAAAAGTAAGCTGATCGATGATTATCGTAGGTGAGGTAAGACTCCTTGCAGGAGTTTTACATAGAGGAGGGGAGTTATGTGAAAAAAGAAACAAGCTTGATCGCACAACAAATGTCTGGGCAACGAAAACGTCTCGTTTACCTCGTAGTCATTTCGCTTGCACTGGGCGCGGCTATAGTAAGTCAGGCCGCATTGCTGGCACAAACAGTCCAAAGGATATTCGTGGAAAAAGCCTCCATTTCATCGGTTACCGGTTTACTCGGTGTATTGTTAGTCGTTATGGCTGTACGCACGCTATTGTCATATGGTAACGGCAGAATCGGCTTACGTATGGCTGCCACCGCCAAGACGAACATGCGAGCAGACGTGTTGAAGCAATTGACCCAGAATTCTATGCTTTTTGCCATTCACGGACAAACCGGGGAAAAGGTGAGCCTTGCGCTGGATGCCGTCGATGAAGCTGACAGTTATTTCAGTCAATACATGCCTCGTATGGTGGAAGTCGCAATGATTACGATTCTGATTTTGATTGTTACGTTTTTCCAACATGCTAACACGGGCTTCATCCTGTTGTTTACAGCTCCGTTTATCCCCCTATTCATGATCTT contains these protein-coding regions:
- a CDS encoding VOC family protein, which codes for MKIINHFIPVFTEQLESTVAYYESLANRPMDRTWDIPEAGLSLATVYPYVIVSGSPEAMKPARSLRAVVYVDSMNELKEELKKQNTLIIRDQYGPIGPSIFVQHPDGSFIEYVEPAQATL
- a CDS encoding Rrf2 family transcriptional regulator, with protein sequence MKQISSRFSMAVHILSMITLDPIYSTGDRIARSINSNPVVIRRIMAQLKKAGYIETKPGVAGASLLVSPDRLTLLDIFQAVESVEGNQLFNFHKDTDPNCSVGMNIESVLLPQLSNAQKAMEHELASVSLAQIVEQIRMKANAK
- a CDS encoding cytochrome ubiquinol oxidase subunit I, coding for MDIDTVLWSRLVTGMTLGFHVIFATLGVGVPLMIAIAEFIGIRKKDPHYILMAKRWSRGFVISVAVGVVTGTAISLQLALVWPNFMKLAGNVIALPLFMEVFAFFFEAIFLGIYLYTWDRFKNPYKHWLLTIPIVAGAGMSAVFITTVNGFMNQPGGFTMEGGVFTAVDPMQAMLNTATFSKVFHVLSSAYLTGAALLAGIAAFTILRKGVTGYHKKALNLMMAVVMVFGLLNTLAGDVSAKFLAEHQPEKLAAAEWHFETESGADLILLGWLNAEHEIIGALHLPKLLSFLAYGDFNAEVTGLDEFPLDEQPPLLVHYLFDLMAGIGFALLGISLLYFLFVFWKKRNELNKWLLRVIALSAPLAFLGVELGWFYAELGRQPWILRGYMRVEEAATTSPSVRILFFLFLLLYIVLGTVCVLVLRRLFNNNPVETEMEKWKQHAGDKTTTKGGHS
- a CDS encoding cytochrome d ubiquinol oxidase subunit II; the protein is MNYELVGISVLWLFLYGYLIVASIDFGAGFFAFYARLTKQDHLINRLISRYLSPVWEITNVFFVFFYIGIIGFFPDTAYYYGSALIVPGSIAVILLAIRGSFYAFENYGSKKNLVYLFLYGASGLLIPASLSVALTLSEGGFIFQHGESVSLDYWALLTNPLSWSIVGLAIVSVLFISGSFLAFYASRAEDQGALKLMRTYALFWSTPTIIIALTAFIYLGQHNERHFQNMMDLWWLLALSVAFFMIAMWLLYSGRRYGLAFICIMLQFFCAFFAYGIGQYPYILDPYITIQSSVTAPSMGFALVVVFIGGMCLLIPSLFLVFRLFLFDADYVKGKK